From the genome of candidate division KSB1 bacterium:
CATCCTGCTCGGCAGGAATGCCGCGGCCACGCGCAGCAGATCAAACAGGGAGTTGAACCATTACTGTTTGTCATGAAAATATTTTTTTGCACCTGAATTTTTACTCCAACCTTAAGTTCCAAAATCCGCTCCGCAACCCAAAACTGTCATTCCGGAGGAATTTGCCATGTGCATTGGCACACCCATTACGATGAAAATGTCTGCAGGCAGGCTGGAAGCCTGCGCTACGGCATTTTCGTGGTAATCCTCCTGAGTACCGGGATAGATGCTTATTCTGACATTATCCCAAGCACTCAAGAAGATTCTTGCAGAATGACATTGGGGGGTGGAGGTGCCAACCTGACGCTGTACTAATTTTGCACCCAGATTGATTTCCTGCGCGAGATGCGTCGCTTTCAACGCGATGGCCAACCACCCAGCGGCTGAGGCATAAAAAATTTTGCCGGCCCCCGTGCGCTCAACTTCGGCAGGAGTGAGCTGTTTTTGATGAAGCAGCATCTCGCATTTCCCAAAACTTTGTTGGGAGTGACCGGCGTGGCCCTCCTCAAGAAGCCGCGTCAGATCAGGAGAAATTCTACAGGTCACGCCTGACGGAGTTTAAAGACATACAAGATTCCTCTATCTACAAACAGTTCACTCCTGCGGGAGTTTGGTAAACACGCCACTTCTTCCGGACAACAGCAAGCTCGCATGCAAAATTCAGGTTTTACACGCATGGTGTTCGCTCCTCAAAAGGCGTCTCCCCAAAGCTGCGGCTGATGTGTGCTGCTGGATTGAAAACACGCCCACTCCCCAATGCTGATTACGCTGAGCAACAAAACATTCCGGCGATCTTGACAGAGTGACAGGGCCTGCGGCGAGAGTTTGGCAGGTTCGCTGTTCCACCAGATAAACGTGTGCGTGTTCCGCGGCATCTTCATGTGTTGCCCGTCCAGAGGTCATCCGGCAAGCCGGGCGGGTCCAGCCTGTCCCTGGATGCAAACATGCTGCATGAGCCGCGCCAGGCACCAAACAAAGTGACAAGCGTCATGCCCTCACTGTGAATCCCTTCGACTCCTGGAGCAATCAGCGGGGGCAATTCTTGCAAGCGCGCTCGAGCTTCCTGCAAGTCATTTGTCTGGTCGGCATAGAACTTTTCCGTGTGAACCGATTCGCGGTCACATTGCGCTGGCTGACGCTGTTCCGTGCCGGTTCGAAAACGTTTCACGCCCGGCTGCGCCGGGGTTTCTCACGGCCGATTGTCACGACGCCGAGGATGCTGAGACACCGGCCCAGCCGTTGCAGGAATACGTTTTCCCACGCCGTGATTTGGGACGGGCACTATTTAGCGAATTTGTTTTTCATTTGCAAGCGTGTCGCTCGCCGAACTTCCGCGGCATGCCAGCGCCGCTTTTCCGCTGCAGTGACGGGAACGTACTCCGGCACGGCGACCGGCCGGCCCTGTTCGTTGAGGGCGACGAAGGTGAGATAGGCGGAGCTGGTATGCTTGCGTTCGCCGGTCAGCAAGTTTTCCGACCAAACTTTGACACCGATTTCCATGGAGGTGTGAAAAGCACGATTGAGGGCGGCGCGGATGATGATGAGTTCTCCGACTTTGACGGGGTGGTGAAATTCTAGGTAGTCCACACTGGCGGTGACCACGGCACGATGGCAGTGGCGCGAGGCGGCAACGGCCGCAGCAATGTCAATCAGGTGCATAACTTTGCCGCCCAGGATGTTGCCGAGCAGGTTGGCATCGTTCGGCAGCACGATCTCCGACATTTCGGCGGTGGTGGCAGCAACAAAGTCATTCGCGTTCTCTGGCGCGCGTGTGTGTGGGTTCATGGGCTGAGGTGTATCTCCATGCCTTCGTGGGCGGCATAAGCCGATTTGAAGAGAGTACGGGCATATTCCTGAATGCGATCCATGTCTTCATCCGCATGGCGCGGATCGTGATGAAACAGGATCAGCCTGCCCACCCGGGCCTTGCGCGCCACTTCGCAGGCCATTTCGACCGTGCTGTGGCCGAAGCCCTGGGTGGGGAAATGCGGGTCGGCATACTCGTCGTGGGTGTATTGGGCATCATGAATCAACACATCGGCATCGCGGGCAAACTCGATGAGACGCGCATCGCCGCCGGTGTAGCCCTCGATGTCGGAGGCATAAACCACTCGCCGGCCGTTGTTGGCGATCTTGAAGACGAAAACGCCGTCCTTGGGATGGGCATAGCTGCGCATGATGCTCACCAGCAGATCGCCGGGCTGCGACGGCGGCAATTCCTCCCGTGCGCTGTAAATTTGGGGAGCCCTGTCGGAGTTGCGGTAGAGCAGCCGGTCGGAATCCGCCAGGTTTTCGATGATCTTGTGGGCGTTCAATTCCTCCAGCCGCACCGGGCAATAGCGTGCCGTCATGGTGAGGGAGATGCTGTCGCGCAGATCGACACCCAGCAATTGCGGGCCATAAACATAAAGCCGCGTCCGGCTCGAATAGGCCGGCAGGAAGAACGGCAGGGCCTGAATATGATCGTGATGGGTGTGACTCAGCAGAATCGTGATGGGGTGGGGTTCCCGCGGTTCGTCCGCACCGGCCGCCTGATGTTCGGACATGATGAGGTCGCCGAGTGCAATCAGGCCGGTGCCGGCATCGAGAATGATGCGATGATAGGCGTTGCGAACTTCGACACAGGCGGTATTGCCGCCGTACCGGACAGTGTGCGGGCCGGGCACCGGATAGCTGCCCCGCACGCCCCAAAATCGAATCAAAAGCTCGGCAGGAGAAGGCCGGGCTTTCTCCGCTTGTGCCTGCCTCTCCGAACGATTTTGACTTTGCGCATGACCTGCGGCGGGGCTATCGTTGCTGGCCATAGAACTCCTCTCGCGCTGCGTATCCCGTACTACTGCTGCAATGACAAAACTCCCTCCGCTCTGGACATTTCCCGCTGGCTATGTGGTACTACGTCACCTGCCCGTGGTTGCGTAAACCGCAGGCGAGACTTTGCCCGGTCTGGCTGCAGCAACTGTCATCCGGCCGTGCGACATCCCGCGCGCCCGGCTGCTTTCGTCTGACTCTCAGGAAAGCTTGAACACTTTTCCCAACAATTCGTTGCCGGCTCCCGCGCGCGAATTCTGGGCGGCGACCTGCGCGATCAAATTCTCCACAATCTTCTGAAACACCGCCTGAATGCCGGCTTCGTCATTTTGGCTGACGATCGGCCGGCCAACATCGCCTCCCAGCCGGATCGCCAGGTTGAGCGGCACCTCGCCCAGGAACGGCACGGCAAATTTCTCCGCTGCCTCCCGGCCACCGCCATGCGCAAACACCTCGGTGCGCTGACCGCAATGGGGGCAAATGAAATAACTCATGTTTTCGATGATTCCCAGCACCGGCACTTCCACCTTGCGGAACATGTTGATGCCTTTTTTGGCATCGCTCAAGGCCACATCCTGCGGCGTGGTCACGATCACCGCGCCGGTCAAGGCCACAGCCTGCGAGAGCGTTAGTTGGGCATCGCCGGTGCCAGGCGGCAAATCCACCACCAAATAGTCCAGCTCGCCCCACTCCACCTCGGTGAGAAACTGGGTGATCATACGGCCCACGAGCGGACCGCGCCAGATCACGGCCGTGTCCCCTTCGCTGACATAACCGATAGAGACAATTTTAATGCCATACTTCTCGATCGGTTGAATACGACCCTGCGGCGTGGCATGGAGTTTGGCTTTCAATGTGTCAGTCATCATCGGCACATTGGGGCCATAGATGTCGGCATCCAACAATCCCACCTGCAGCCCGCGTTGCGCCAGGGCCACTGCAAGATTGACCGATACGGTGGTTTTGCCCACGCCGCCTTTGCCGCTGGCGACAGCGATGATATTTTTCGCGCCGGGCACAGGTCGCGGTGGTTGTTGTGGCGGCGTGGGATGAAGGGGATGGTTCATGATCGTCTGCCTGCAGTTTCTAACTGTTAATCCGCACAGCCGTGACTTGGACATGCCATGCGTAGCGGGGAAATGTCTTGGTCATGTTCCTATCCGGCGGTCCACCTCGTGCAACGAATCCCCTGCCCCCTGGATACTCTCACGGGAGCGCAGCCGCCTTGTTGTAGGGAGTGTGCGCTATCCGCGCCTGCGCCAGATGGCGCGGCCAATATAACAAAAAATTTTGGCTTGTCAAATTTTTTTGACGGCCACGCGAGGCATGAGGCTTGGTGCAAATACCGCGGTGCTGTCGATTTGGCCATTGAAAAGAAATGGCCTTGAGTTACACCTCTCAAGGCCATTCGTGTTCGGCTCCCGCTGCCCCAAGACGGGGAATGACGGGGCTGCTACTTCACATACATTTTGTAGCGATCGTTGATGCGACCCCAGTGCAGCCGGGCGATGAAATTATCGATGTACTTTGCCCGGGCCGGACCGTCTTTATGATAATAGGCATGTTCGAACACGTCGCAGGCAATTAGCGGAATGCCACCCCAGATGGCGCCATATTGATGCTCGTCCACCAGCACATTGAGAAGCTGCTTGGACCAGAGAGCATCATACACCAACAGACCCCAACCACTGAGTTTGGCGGAGACGGCCGTGGCCTTGAAATCCGCCTTCCACTTGTCAAAGGAGCCGAATTGTTTTTCGATGGCTTTTAGCACCTCCGGGCCTTTGGCAGGGTCGCCATCACCACCCATCACGGCCCAATACACGTCATGCAGCAGGGCGCCGGAGTGATTCCAGGTGTAGCGCCGCTTCAACTCCCCGATCTCGCTGTAGTTGCCATTGGCATCGGCGGGATTGGCTTTTTCCAGTGCCTGTTCGATTTTGTTGAGCACTGTCACATAGCCTTTGTGGTGGGTATTGTAGTGCCAATCCGTGGTCTCCGGGCTGATCACGTCTTTCAACAGGGTCTTCGC
Proteins encoded in this window:
- a CDS encoding Mrp/NBP35 family ATP-binding protein, translating into MNHPLHPTPPQQPPRPVPGAKNIIAVASGKGGVGKTTVSVNLAVALAQRGLQVGLLDADIYGPNVPMMTDTLKAKLHATPQGRIQPIEKYGIKIVSIGYVSEGDTAVIWRGPLVGRMITQFLTEVEWGELDYLVVDLPPGTGDAQLTLSQAVALTGAVIVTTPQDVALSDAKKGINMFRKVEVPVLGIIENMSYFICPHCGQRTEVFAHGGGREAAEKFAVPFLGEVPLNLAIRLGGDVGRPIVSQNDEAGIQAVFQKIVENLIAQVAAQNSRAGAGNELLGKVFKLS
- a CDS encoding superoxide dismutase; the protein is MAYEYNLSPRPYSDEEAKTLLKDVISPETTDWHYNTHHKGYVTVLNKIEQALEKANPADANGNYSEIGELKRRYTWNHSGALLHDVYWAVMGGDGDPAKGPEVLKAIEKQFGSFDKWKADFKATAVSAKLSGWGLLVYDALWSKQLLNVLVDEHQYGAIWGGIPLIACDVFEHAYYHKDGPARAKYIDNFIARLHWGRINDRYKMYVK
- a CDS encoding acyl-CoA thioesterase, with protein sequence MNPHTRAPENANDFVAATTAEMSEIVLPNDANLLGNILGGKVMHLIDIAAAVAASRHCHRAVVTASVDYLEFHHPVKVGELIIIRAALNRAFHTSMEIGVKVWSENLLTGERKHTSSAYLTFVALNEQGRPVAVPEYVPVTAAEKRRWHAAEVRRATRLQMKNKFAK
- a CDS encoding MBL fold metallo-hydrolase translates to MASNDSPAAGHAQSQNRSERQAQAEKARPSPAELLIRFWGVRGSYPVPGPHTVRYGGNTACVEVRNAYHRIILDAGTGLIALGDLIMSEHQAAGADEPREPHPITILLSHTHHDHIQALPFFLPAYSSRTRLYVYGPQLLGVDLRDSISLTMTARYCPVRLEELNAHKIIENLADSDRLLYRNSDRAPQIYSAREELPPSQPGDLLVSIMRSYAHPKDGVFVFKIANNGRRVVYASDIEGYTGGDARLIEFARDADVLIHDAQYTHDEYADPHFPTQGFGHSTVEMACEVARKARVGRLILFHHDPRHADEDMDRIQEYARTLFKSAYAAHEGMEIHLSP